A window of Panthera leo isolate Ple1 chromosome D2, P.leo_Ple1_pat1.1, whole genome shotgun sequence contains these coding sequences:
- the USP54 gene encoding inactive ubiquitin carboxyl-terminal hydrolase 54 isoform X12: MSWKRNYFSGGRGSVQGMFTPRSSTSIAPSKGLSNEPGQNSCFLNSALQVLWHLDIFRRSFRQLTTHKCMGDSCIFCALKGIFNQFQCSSEKVLPSDTLRSALAKTFQDEQRFQLGIMDDAAECFENLLMRIHFHIADETKEDICTAQHCISHQKFAMTLFEQCVCTSCGATSDPLPFIQMVHYISTTSLCNQAICMLERREKPSPSMFGELLQNASTMGDLRNCPSNCGERIRIRRVLMNAPQIITIGLVWDSDHSDLAEDVIHSLGTCLKLGDLFFRVTDDRAKQSELYLVGMICYYGKHYSTFFFQTKIRKWMYFDDAHVKEIGPKWKDVVTKCIKGHYQPLLLLYADPQGTPVSTQDLPPQVEFQSYSKTCYDSEDSGREPSISSDTRTDSSTESYPYKHSHHESVVSHFSSESQGTVIYNVENDSTSQSSRDTGHLTDSECNQKLTSKKGSLIERKRNSGRVRRKGDEPQASGYHSEGETLKEKQAPRNASKPSSSTNRLRDFKETVSNMIHNRPSLASQTNLGSPCVGKGGDQTDKKPPRNLPLHSRDWEVESTSSESKSSSSSKYRPTWRPKRESLNIDSIFSKDKRKHCGYTQLSPFSEDSAKEFMPDELSKPPAYDIKTGGPSPQYKPWGPARPGSHLLEQHPRLIQRMESGYESSERNSSSPISLDAALPESSSVCRDPSAKRSAGLAPSWRHIPKSHSSSILEADSTASRSSWAKNQHLSGGELSSKSELDELQEEVARRAQEQELRRKREKELEAAKGFNPHPSRFMDLDELQNQVLALSGRSDGFERSLREADSVFEESLHLEQKGDCAAALALCNEAISKLRLALHGASSSTHSRALVDKKLQISIRKARSLQDRMQQQQSSSPQPSQLSACPPSQGAALPQPTSEQPIPLQVLLSREAQLEPCTNTEFGASSFIHSPASCHESHSSLFPESSALSAPQHNSPSRSASNLLTSVEDSIDPSTLHREALPKTPGRTEKNAHYGWEPLDVPESKLQGYKGDNSSCTRFLPQEGRGIDQEQPFQEKRDPVVSSQVMPWSHSTGTDTSERGDAHRLGCSPSSSSAQSSLPLYRACHTVMPAASSPMLHSPDTVQKTNECLQAKSLKTLLTSKVDAGSEDPYRPEFPSTKGLVRSLAEQFQRMQGASTRDGTGSQDRSLPTSLRKNSSPSDSKLPFPQGRGKGHWPWAKQQPSLDGRDRLPSWEEPADYPCLAMNSGLLNSETSRGRQPRLADPSMYQGKPSQVRDARPKELGSSVDLGTSLPLDSWVNVTRLCDSQLKHGVPGPGMKSPPHDSHTCVAYPERNHILLHPHWNQDTEQETSELESLYQASLQASQAGCSGWGQQDVAWHSFNQTGTRDRAGWEDSKE; encoded by the exons CTGCAGAGTGCTTT GAAAATCTCTTGATGAGAATTCACTTCCACATTGCTGATgaaaccaaagaagatatatgtacTGCCCAACACTGCATCTCCCACCAGAAATTTGCAATGACGTTGTTCGAACAG TGTGTATGTACCAGCTGTGGTGCCACTTCTGATCCGCTGCCTTTCATCCAGATGGTACATTACATCTCCACCACTTCCCTTTG CAATCAGGCTATTTGTATGCTGGAAAGACGTGAAAAACCCTCACCAAGCATGTTTGGTGAGCTGCTGCAAAATGCCAGCACCATGGGGGATCTGCGGAACTGTCCG AGTAACTGTGGAGAAAGGATTCGGATTCGCCGTGTGTTGATGAATGCTCCACAGATTATTACAATTGGGCTGGTATGGGACTCGGACCACTCAGACTTGGCAGAGGATGTCATTCACAGCCTGGGTACCTGCCTGAAGCTGGGTGAT CTGTTTTTCAGAGTGACGGATGATCGGGCCAAGCAGTCTGAACTGTACTTAGTAGGAATGATCTGTTACTATGGCAAACATTATTCTACATTCTTTTTCCAAACAAAGATCCGCAAATGGATGTATTTTGATGATGCTCATGTCAAGGAG ATTGGGCCGAAATGGAAGGATGTGGTGACCAAATGCATCAAGGGGCATTATCAGCCTTTGCTACTGCTTTATGCAGACCCGCAGGGTACCCCAGTGTCTACTCAGGACCTGCCTCCCCAAGTTGAGTTCCAGTCATACAGCAAGACCTGCTACGATAGTGAAGATTCAG ggAGGGAGCCCTCCATCTCAAGTGATACTCGAACAGATTCTTCAACGGAGAGCTATCCCTACAAACACTCCCACCATGAGTCTGTGGTCAGTCACTTCTCTTCTGAATCTCAGGGGACAGTCATCTATAATGTGGAGAATGATTCCACGTCTCAGAGCAGTCGGGACACAG GACACCTGACTGATAGTGAATGTAATCAGAAACTCACATCTAAGAAAGGGTCACTGATAGAACGCAAGAGGAACTCTGGCCGGGTTAGGAGGAAAGGCGATGAGCCACAGGCCTCAGGGTACCACAGTGAAG gaGAAACACTGAAAGAGAAGCAGGCTCCTAGGAATGCCTCTAAACCATCTAGCAGCACCAATAGACTAAGGGATTTTAAAGAGACAGTCAGCAATATGATTCACAACAGACCATCACTAGCTTCTCAGACCAACCTAGGATCTCCCTgcgtggggaagggaggagaccAGACTGACAAAAAGCCTCCTAGAAATCTGCCTTTACATTCTCGTGACTGGGAAGTAGAGAGTACCAGCAGTGAGTCAAAATCCAGTTCTTCTAGCAAGTATCGTCCAACGTGGAGACCCAAACGGGAGTCTCTGAATATTGACAGTATCTTTAGTAAGGACAAAAGGAAGCACTGTGGCTATACCCAGCTTAGCCCCTTTTCTGAGGATTCAG CTAAAGAATTTATGCCAGATGAACTAAGCAAGCCACCTGCTTACGACATTAAAACTGGTGGACCAAGCCCCCAGTACAAGCCCTGGGGCCCAGCACGGCCAGGCTCTCACCTTTTAGAACAGCACCCTCGCCTAATACAGCGAATGGAATCTGGCTATGAGAGCAGTGAGAGGAACAGCAGCAGCCCCATCAGCCTGGATGCAGCCCTGCCTGAAAGCTCCAGTGTCTGCAG GGATCCAAGTGCTAAGAGATCAGCTGGGTTGGCACCTTCCTGGCGTCACATCCCAAAGTCTCACAGCAGTAGCATACTGGAGGCAGACTCCACAGCATCCAGGAGTAGCTGGGCAAAAAATCAGCACCTCTCGG GTGGGGAGCTCTCTTCCAAAAGCGAGCTGGATGAATTGCAGGAGGAAGTGGCCAGGAGGGCCCAGGAACAGGAACTTCGCAGGAAACGGGAAAAGGAATTAGAGGCAGCTAAAGGATTTAACCCTCATCCCAGTCGCTTCATGGACTTGGATGAACTGCAGAATCAGG tactGGCCCTTTCAGGGAGGAGTGACGGCTTTGAGAGGTCCTTGCGAGAGGCAGATTCAGTGTTTGAAGAGTCGCTGCATCTGGAACAGAAGGGAGACTGTGCTGCAGCTTTGGCTCTCTGTAACGAAGCTATCT cTAAACTAAGACTTGCCCTGCATGGTGCCAGCTCTAGCACGCACAGCAGAGCCCTAGTCGATAAGAAGTTGCAAATCAGTATTCGAAAAGCACGGAGCCTGCAGGATCGCATGCAGCAGCAGCAATCATCATCGCCGCAGCCGTCGCAGCTCTCAGCCTGCCCCCCTTCACAGGGGGCGGCCCTCCCTCAGCCAACAAG tGAACAGCCTATCCCGCTCCAAGTATTGTTAAGCCGGGAGGCTCAACTAGAACCCTGCACGAATACAGAGTTTGGGGCTAGTTCTTTCATCCACTCACCTGCTTCCTGCCATGAGTCACACTCATCACTCTTCCCAGAGTCATCTGCCCTGTCTGCCCCACAGCACAATTCCCCCAGTAGGTCTGCCTCGAACCTTCTGACTTCAGTTGAGGATAGCATTGACCCCTCTACGCTCCACAGGGAGGCCTTACCTAAAACACCAGGGAGGACTGAGAAGAATGCTCATTATGGTTGGGAACCATTGGATGTACCAGAGAGTAAGCTGCAAGGCTACAAGGGTGACAACAGCAGCTGTACCAGGTTCCTCCCACAAGAAGGAAGAGGTATTGATCAAGAACAGCCATTCCAAGAAAAGAGGGACCCTGTTGTCTCATCCCAGGTGATGCCTTGGTCACACTCAACTGGAACAGACACCTCTGAGAGAGGAGATGCACACAGACTAGGCTGTAGTCCTTCAAGTTCATCAGCTCAGTCCAGCCTTCCCCTGTACAGGGCCTGCCACACTGTAATGCCTGCTGCTTCCTCACCTATGCTTCACTCTCCTGATACTGTGCAGAAGACTAACGAATGCCTCCAAGCCAAAAGCCTCAAAACTTTGTTGACTTCAAAAGTGGATGCTGGCAGCGAGGATCCCTATAGGCCAGAGTTTCCAAGCACAAAGGGGCTTGTCCGTTCTCTAGCAGAGCAATTCCAGAGGATGCAAGGTGCCTCCACAAGGGATGGCACAGGTTCCCAGGATAGAAGTTTGCCAACCAGTCTAAGAAAGAACTCTTCCCCTTCTGACTCTAAGCTTCCTTTCCCACAGGGTCGAGGGAAAGGCCATTGGCCTTGGGCAAAACAACAGCCTTCTTTGGATGGGAGGGACAGACTACCTTCCTGGGAAGAACCTGCTGATTATCCTTGTCTTGCCATGAACTCTGGGCTGCTTAATAGTGAAACTTCTAGGGGAAGACAGCCCAGGTTGGCAGATCCAAGCATGTATCAAGGAAAGCCATCTCAAGTTAGAGACGCTAGGCCTAAGGAACTGGGCAGCAGTGTCGACTTGGGGACTTCCTTGCCTTTGGACTCCTGGGTGAATGTCACAAGGCTCTGTGATTCTCAGCTTAAACATGGGGTCCCTGGGCCAGGAATGAAGTCCCCCCCCCACGATTCCCATACCTGTGTAGCCTATCCAGAAAGAAACCACATCCTTTTGCATCCACATTGGAACCAAGACACAGAGCAGGAGACCTCAGAATTGGAGTCTCTCTACCAAGCCAGTCTTCAGGCTTCTCAAGCTGGCTGTTCTGGATGGGGGCAGCAAGATGTGGCCTGGCATTCATTTAACCAAACGG GTACACGGGACAGGGCAGGATGGGAAGATTCTAAAGAATGA